The genomic window GATGGACAACTTTGCGCCGTACGTATACGGCAGCAGCATATCCTCTCCAACCCAATTTGACTGTATGTGATGACAGATTGTTTATGAATTCTCCAATTCTCAACCATAGAAGATTCAGTATACAGGTTAGTTTTGGATGGAAATAAATCCATCGGAATCTGTCAAGCATTCTAGTTGAATTGGGGGTGATCAGCTACCCAATATATAACACTCGAATTAGAGTGCTGAAACTGCAAAACATTTCACCTGAATAATTCCATTTGGATTTATGGATCTGATACATGACTCATGCTCGTTTTATTACATGATGGAGGTGACATGCATTACTAGTTCAAAAGAAGTTATATCCAAGATTTTTCTAATGCACAACAAATGGGGAACTAAGCATACTGTCTCCATCTAAGTCATAGCATTCTAGCCATACTAAGAATCTGTATCCAATTAAATCTATTCATAATTACCATGATCAATCTGTGATCAATTAATGGCTAATTAAGACATCATCCAAAAAAATTGGTCTCTTAAGGGTTGATATTGCATAAGTACTCAAAATATTTTTAGTGCAAATCAATGTGGGTCTAAATATATGTCCATACGAGCTCTCACACTTAGGGTAATATATATGCATCTTGCACACTGTTTGATATTATATTCAGTACGTATTAGGCCTTGTAGGAAAAACAAAGTGATAACTGAGTCAGAGCAGAGCTGCCTCCTTCTTCGTATTAAGAACCATATTGCCAATCCCAGACGTACACCAGCTAAATGGCATAAACCTGCCACCTCCTGTAGCCATTTAGTGCCCATTGCCAAATTTGACACTAGGGCCCAttacaaaaaattgaaattataagTGTTCGAAGCGTGGATGTGTTGAGCAATTAATCATGCGCCAAATgatctatttatatatttttctgcATATTTATTTTCGCATTTACACGTATATACATTTTCATATATGAATTTTAAGGGTTTGCAGAATTTGCATACTTGTACGTACTACATCTAATTCAGTGTTTATGGTCTGGTTTTTGGAAGCAGGTGAACGAGATATCCACAGTTGAGCTACGTGTGAACATGCACTGCGAGGGCTGTGCGCAACAGTTGAGGCGAAAGATACTAAAGATGAGAGGTATCCTTCAGCGTTTCTCCATTGCATCTCCTCCTTTTAAGGTCCCTCGTAGTCATGACATGCCATGCCATGCTCGCAAGCATGAGAAGATCAGACACCATCCATAAATACTAGCTAGGACATGAAATGTCAGCAACAATACATTGACTTGGTTGTCTACATGGATTCCATACAGGGGTGCAAACTGCTGAGACTGAGCTGCGAACTAAGAAGGTGACGGTGACCGGAACCATGAATGGAGAAAAGCTCGTGGAGTACATCTACCGAAGAACAGGGAAACTTGCAAAGATTGTCCCTCAGCcaccaaaagaagaagagaagaaagaggaagcagAGAAGAAAGCCGAGGAGAAACCTCctgagaagaaggaagaggagaaagcagaggagaagaaggaagaagaaaaagcgcCGCAACAAGAAAATGCAGAGGGTAACAGCAATGGTGGTGGCAACGAAGAGAAGGGAGGTGGTGAGGAGCAAAAGAAGGAAGGAGAAGGACAAACTAATGTGGACATTCCTAACGAGGGAGGCATGGTGAAGAGGATGGTATACTGGAATGGTAGCATCATCAGCGAAGAAGAGATGGAGAATAGAATGACGATGCATTGGATGCCCGTCTACGTGATTGATCGGCCGCCGCCACCACCCCAAATATTTAGTGATGAGAATCCAAATGCCTGTTGCATCTCATAAAATGTtgaacaataaaatatatattattagtaaagTTTTTGATTGAAATATTATCAGTAAAGTTGGTCTATAATGTTAAGAAACTATATGTTGCATCTAATTGTATGCAATATTGGATAAGAATTGGCCATGGATTAGCATATGGAGAAATCTTTATAATAATAACAATGTGAACATTGTATGCTAGTGTATTTAAACATCATCTCTGGAGCTAAGGACACACATTTAATGAATGCATCATTTTGGTTTCTCATGTTTTAGCCGTTATATTATTCATCAACAGATTTCCCATGACAAAATTGATAATCATAATCTGCCAAACAAGAGGTTATTGCAATAATAAACTTCCAAATACCCCTGCACAGTTTATGTGCTAAGCCATTTTTCTTGTTTTATTCCATTGCATGGAAGCCCTAAAAATGTCATGATTGTATTATCATCATGATCGTTATTTTTAGTTTCTGAAATCATTGCATCAGTAAGAATATGTAAAACATAATTACTTTCTTATTGGTACATGTCACTTGCAAGGCCTCCTCTTTCCACTGCCAGGTAACGTGCGGTAGCTATTGCATCTAATAATAGCTACATGGAATCCAAATTACTCTGTTTCTTTCGACCTAATAATAGGACCCAACCTATTGGACCTTGTGATTGATTAAGATACAATTTTTTTCCCCGGTTcttcatactaaaaattatatctttttggACATGTATGATGACATGCGGCATCATGCGCGTGAAAAGAAGCCATATGGGCTGTCCAAAATATTGGCTTCAATTCAATTCAGCAGCATTCTTTTCATCTACTAAATAACAGATGTTTCTGAAACCATAATAGTaacgaaataaaaaaaaaatggaattaAAGAAGCATAAACTGATGAAGAATTAAAAAACGTTAATGTAGCAAGACTATCATAAAGCTAGAAATAGAATTGGGTCCCGTATGTGCAAATGAGGACTGTATATGAATGTCTCGAGTCCAACATTCAAATCGGACACATGATGGTCGTATACTCCTTAGGATaagatcctaaagaatatgcaagttcacattcaaaaatattatctCGAATCAAACtttttattgattcaaataaaCTATAGTTCAtcaatgtttcatcataatcaagatcaatatttatttcaaaataaattgagcAAATATCTTCTAAGATCCCATGCTCCTCACTACTCGGTCTCAAGCTCCATAGAATCTTctagatctgaaaaaaaaataaaaaaaaaagagtgaactTTACGAACTTAGTAAATTACCAATATCTCTGAGAGATCAAGCACAAttagtttttcaaaaaatataacaatataacaataatatgtaacaagataatttttttctttaaaacatGCCATATACATCGTtaaatatccaaaaattttctCTCAGTTTTTTATGACTACAGCCACAATCAGCCCCATGACAAGATCTGAGAAAGACTAGCTCCTAATTAATAAATACGTGATGCATCATCATGTGCCAGCAATCAGCCTCGACTGATTAGATCCAAAAGAAACTAGCTCTGATTCACACGATCATAATTAATTTCATGATAAGGTAAAGAGATTAGTTCTGAAATATATATGCGACACATCAGCATGTGCCAGTAATTAGCCTCAACTGGCTAGGTCCGAAAGAACTAGCTCTACCAGCGATCAGCCCCAACTAGCTAGGCCTGAAAGAAACATGTTTCTGACGTATAGCTAACGATCAGTCCCATTGACTAGATCCGAATTATAGTCAAGCTAGAGaatatttctcataattttatcataatcaatttcTCATAAACAATCATACTTAATTTCATAATAGTATCAACTCAAATTTTCACATCTTCCAAAACagtaacaaaataatttttattcaaaaatttatgcAAAGATGaacatgtataattttttttcagaaatcatacaatattaaaataaaaaattatctcttttcaaattttataatcatgcaaGGTGATACCATGCttgatccaatattttaaattaattttttcattcaaaaatatataatttcgAACTTCaatgatttttaaatatttaatatataaaaatctaatttttaaacatataaatatgtataaaaataaatcctgagatAAAAGAAAACTATAGTTAGTCGATTCTAAAAAGTCACGATCTTTGGCACGAGGTCTGATCCTCAGATTCGATGCTCAACTGATATTGAAGGCTCTGatcagataatttaaaaatattttagtcttCAATTGAGAGGAtttaaaataaagagagagaatccTAGTCCAAACCATGATTTGGATCAGATCACGAGTTAGGCTTAAATATCTTTGTTGatctagatttaattagattggaaTCTGAGCAATAAAGAGGtatcacattaaaaaaaaaaaaggcttcaccctctactttttttttttctttcttcctcttttttttcttccatttttttcttttttttttcctctttcactttttttctttcacGAAACAAcatttttcctctcttcttctctctctctctttctctcgtttTCCTTCCCAAACCGAATCAAGACTTCCTTGAGGAAAGCAAAAGGAAGGAGGATTGGGGTTGCGGTGGCCAGTGGCCATGGTGACCATGGTGACTAGACAATGCCGGCAACGGTCATGTAGTCAGTCGGagatgaagaagagaagagagaaagaggcatCACTCCCTAGCTGCCTTCATGGCAGCttttgttgagaattgtgtcccaaaatcaatcgtcagcctgttgacgattgtactcataattataaaatatatataaatttttattaataaaaattatttaatttttcatcatattttgtctatcttatttgaactcctgtattgtgatgaagtccttaggaccataattaatcgataaaggaggatttgtcatttagtccttaaaatatattcgcgatcaaatgatatgctgttaataggatgatagctatatcaaacatagatcgttgtgtaccatatggattggttgtcctcttaatcaaggagtatagagatactggtatgacatatagatgaaatataggagcaTATTCACATCAAACGTGACCAATTAcaaagtactctactgtcaagagtagctcacgaaggatatgagtataagtgtccatccgatttgagatcaccatggtgacttgtaagcaactcactgtactttggtgctgaaccatctgaatttctaattcagtgacggaaagtttctggatgtagtcaagtacttatcaaatcggtgcgtgagtcaagatgaaattgatctctctgaataagtaagagctaatgcatcaatatattttaatttagtaaaatcttgaccagagtattcatgtgatagatttgaaaggttgaaatacaatgtggtcgactatattagggttgacagttaaaccttaggtcccttgagcatttaggtcaaagtaataaattatacggtaaccatacgccagtaggttctagaatgttgctttgcaatctttcggtctatccggacgtcggatctcattgctagatagttacatcgattagtataaaatttgttcctatgctaccagcttaaattgaacctatggggtcacacacattagaagatttgatctgatctgatggctgaagaatctaattagattgggactctagtgaaaagtcccactagactgaaactctggaggagagtcccactggactggactCTACTATTATGGAGGATttttagtaattggattgctaattgactcaatttgattgagcaaagagttttggatcaagtctaattgaattagatttagtttgacttagattgggtttgatttgatcaagtctaattgcgAGAGAAacttattcctgatttgatcaaaacttgggttcagttaatttctaattgggttagaaatttattaagatgattgggtttctaatcagattagatttcTTCCTCTTATTGAGTTCAAagcagatttgatttaatttgaaatcaatttggaaatgAAGAATCCTAGCCAGTaaggactctctctctctttctctcttgcgCACATCCTGGACCCATACCAAAaagatttttgcatgagatttttgggtgtgagaagagagggcacAGATAGGGTGGGAAATAATCAAGATGAGTCATGATCTTTAT from Elaeis guineensis isolate ETL-2024a chromosome 4, EG11, whole genome shotgun sequence includes these protein-coding regions:
- the LOC105037100 gene encoding uncharacterized protein, giving the protein MCLGIIYTILLFPPECSSPTAYYFSPSELDLYKKLYCWLSTSACLRFFYQEFSKVGGFSMGETKQEEAKEQAKPKEEERKKEEKQEEKKEEAKPSPPPPVVLFVDLHCAGCAKKIERSILKCRGVEGVEVDMVHNQVTVRGIVDPQALCSRVQKKTLRRAEVLSPPPPAEGEAKPEVVRSQVNEISTVELRVNMHCEGCAQQLRRKILKMRGVQTAETELRTKKVTVTGTMNGEKLVEYIYRRTGKLAKIVPQPPKEEEKKEEAEKKAEEKPPEKKEEEKAEEKKEEEKAPQQENAEGNSNGGGNEEKGGGEEQKKEGEGQTNVDIPNEGGMVKRMVYWNGSIISEEEMENRMTMHWMPVYVIDRPPPPPQIFSDENPNACCIS